The genome window ATCTATAGGCAcccattttcattttacaatcTCTCATAATAATTGTGTTATTATGCGCGTATcgtttttattatctttgtttattAAAAGAGTGTAATGTGAGAGATGAGTTCATCTAACTCTGAAAATCACAGATTTGTGCGAGCTCTGATAGTTTCTTAATTCAGATGGGAACGTTAGTTTTACACCACAGTATCAACTTCCAACTTCAAAATGAGTCACAGCTCCCCGATGGGATTTTAGAAAAGGAAATGGAATCACAGACATAACTAGTGACAAAGCCTCCATCACCTCATAGAAGATCTCGCTCCATCTGTGAGAACTTTGGGTCTACcccagaaaaataataaatatcctCCTCTCATGGCTGGCGCTTTTCGTTCAAAAGGTGGTTTCAAGACCAAACAAAGGAAATGGTGTCATTAATGATATATATTATGAACTAGGGCCTCTTAGAACAGTTTCCTACAAATGCATGGATAAGGGGTTGATCTCTTCCCTAACAAAGGATCTCTAAAATATGAAGTGAAAAGCTACCCAAGATGAAGCTGGTAAAGAAACAAGCGAGGAAGAGTCTATTTccacaacacaaacagatttCCTGGCCTTTAGCAGTCTCTTACTGGGATACTTTGAGACATATCCATCAAAACACAGCtgtattcattcatatttcatacctcctccttctcccagTGCTTTAACACTGTTCTTTGATCAAAGGAGAGAAGTCAGATCACAACAGGAAGGTTCCCTGCCAGCCAAGACGGAGAAGGAAGGCCAATCCgctactgtactgtacatgtaataatataataacttcAGTCACCAAAAATAATGGAATAAATAAGAATGAATGCCTTGCAAATGCAGAACTAAGAACCTTTAGGAATTTACATCTTTATCTGAATTTTCCCACTTTATAATGAGTGTGGTTTCAGGCCTGTGCACTTTTGCTgaaaattgtacaaaatactttttgttaTAAACACAAACTCCATCAGTCAGCGCACAggaaaattaacattttttttttttaaaccagagTTAAAGATGATTGATTGAAGTCTTTGTTAGATTTAGAGGAATAGCAGTTTTAGCAAACTTAAGTGAAGGAATTGCTGATAGACCCGACAGCCAGCAGCCGATTCCAAACACGCAGCTCAAGAGTGTCACCATGTGGACACGTGTGGATATGACACAGCAGTAACTGAGCAGTGCTGAGAGAAAACGCTTTACATCAGAACGCAGAAGAGCAGTCCTATTTTGATTTCTTCTCTGACCCTCTCCTtagtttgttttacatattttttccaaTTAAATTTCATGTCAACTGCTTTACATTAAGCCTTCTGCGTCCCTCTTTAGCTCACCTGCACCATATCAATTCCAAGACATAGCACTTCCAACGAGTCTTTTCAGTAAGGCTCTGCGAGAAAAAGTGTTTGAAGACCTCCCTGACATTTAGACTCTCTCTGAAGATGACTTTGCCTTCTACTATAGCCTGCGGGAACATAGTAAGACCCACACTAAACTTCAATTGATATGCAGGACCAGATTCCTCCAGGGGAAATTATCATTCTGTTCATAACAAGAGCCACAACAAGCACCTGgaaaatgactttattatacACTACGCTTCAATAAAAGTTTCCTATGACCCAtcggaaacacacacatggcgCACGGAGCATAATCATGATGAAATGAAAACTATATTATGCATATGATAGAATACTTATTTGATGGTGGGCTGCGCGAGGATGCACATCTGCTCGCTACGTTTGATTGGCAGGTGTGTTAACGCAGCGCTGTGGCCTTGGATGGAGGTGCTCTGAGACCCCCTTTTTCCTGAAGTCATTATCCAAATATGTTctgtttttcaaacaaatgaatGGCACAAAAATCTAAGTATCAAATATGTATTGCCCTTCATAATGGAATTCCCTCTGAGCAAGGACACGTAACAATGGGCCATTCTCGGCTTCCTGTGCTTTCCCTCTCTATATGCCAGTGGACGTGACCTCCACAGCTTTAACAATGGGGCATCCAGCAGCACGAGCACTTGGCTTCTCGCCACAGCCACTACGTGCAGTAAGGTTGCTTTCAtctttgttgttatatttaagGATGACATCCTAGCCTAGTCGGCCTCTACTATTGTCTTCACCGTGATTATTTTCTACCGTTGTTTAGCCCCAGTTGTGGCTTTTGATGAAAAGGTCGCCACTCAATTggaaaacagtcattaaaatgCGGTGGGTACTATTCACCAGTGTGCACGGGGGAACCAACTCAACTGAGCTGGTTAATCAAAAGTTAATTATATAATTTTCATGCAGATGAGggaaacattcaaatgaatccCAACTCTACAatcattacaaaaataaataaataaataattctaaAATGCTATAAAATGTTCAGGGACCAGGAGGCTGTAAACAATATGAAGTTTAATTTGAGGTAAACAAAGTGAATATCCACCAGGGGGTCCGGGAAGGAGAAAGTGAGGTTAAATCAAATTTGGAAACATAGATACCAGCAGGTTTTGTTGTTCTGATATACGTGCAATTAAGCAGGTCCTTGATGAGGACACTGGGAGGGAGAAAGTTGGCTTTCATAGCAAATACTTTGGGATTACTTAGAGGGAATTTATGGAATTATATGCTCCATCTTTCAACATTAATTATTCTCACACGCTCGTATACCAAATTGAATTAAAACCATATTTTAGGAATTGTTATAAAAGCATCATTATCCTTTATGAAGATGAGGCAAACTTATTGATAACCCCATAAAGACAAGGATACGTTTACTCCAATAGACTTTCAGGAGAAAATGCCAAAGATAAGATGTTCTTCTGTAACTTTGTTAAAGAAGGTAAAGTAGAAATATagtactttaaattaaaaaaaaaaaatctttggtCTTTCCTCATCAAAGGAAATGATTGTGTTATGCAAATTACAGCCATGAATATTAAACCAACGATGTGAAGTATCACAAATGAACGAGCATTGTTCTGGAAGTGCAATGGAATGTGGtttaatttctttttaattctaTGTGCTTTTATAATGTTCACCTTTTCCCAGTTGTGCCAGCGGGTTTGGGTTCATTGGCGTGCATTACAACCACGCTCGAACAATGCAGGGCCTCCACGGTGTCAGCACAGTTCATGAATCCTGGCCCCTTATGCACCAGGCGATTAGTATGGTGCTCTGTCTGTGGGGCTTTGCCAGAAAATGAGTTCTCTTTAAAACATATGCCCCCTGCTGattcttttcctttcctgatATGAAATTCCAATTTTTATAATGAACACCAATTTCTTTCACAGAgtggaggggggaaaaaaagttttataCCCTTTCTGTTTTGGATGGCTGCAGTTCTCCTAAATTACAGAAAGCTGTTGTGGACATCACAAACTGAACATGTTTTGTCTTTCATGTAGGGGGGCTAATCAACATTCAGGTAGGAACACAAAAATCATCTGGTGTAATTTTCCACATCACATATGCACATGACTGGTGTGGCAGAAAATGGAATTACCAAAACTGTAACAAATTCAATTAAGTCATTGATTTCTAATAAATTGGCCTTAATCACCAGCTGTTGTCATGCTAAGATTGTTGTGTCACAAGTTTGTCATGCTTGTCGGTCGTGCCTGCTTTACAAAGGCAGTTTAATCTattaaaaggcttttttttaaattgcattttatatttcaatggCATCATTTCAGTTCTTGTGATCAGATATACATGGTTCAATTACAATGTAACTGAATGAAAGGAGTTGATAGTTTCATCAGAGTCCAAAATCtttattacaattttaaatggatttaaatCTTACAGACATAGATTTCAATTGATCTgtgcaatatgtttttttttaaagtcagtaTCCTGAACACGAGCGGTCCATCACTGGTGTTGATGAAGATGCAAATACAGTCcatgtttctcttctctcttttttttgtgtagcTCTTCAATTATCAGGGAACTTTCTCTTTCGGTCAAAATGACTGTAATCGTCATTCATCTGAAGAGGTTGAAATTAAATCACAGTTAACGGTTTCATCTGCTGCTTAAATATTTAATCCAACAAATGCTTCAATCTTCATTTTTACATATGATAGCAAACAAGTCTGAGGAAATAAGCATTACATCTGCCatcattcaaaaacataaaattagGCATTCACATATTCACTCATGcaaaaagggggaaataaaaacagtctttGGAGCAGTTTGCATATTGTCATTGCTGCTTGGGAACACAATGGCACACGGTGGTGTACTGTACATTAATATTGTACAATTGAAGTAGACATTGGTGATAAATTATGTATAATAAGCACTTACTACATTGTATGGTCGAAGTCTCTCTTGGGTCTGGGCACTCGCCTCTTCGGGAAGAGACACCACTCCTCCTGTACCCATCATCTGAGCACAATGAAACCAAGGTGGTTAAGAAATCTGAACCCAGAAGAACATTTACAGCAtcgtttaaaaataaaaagcctaaCTGAAACATTTTAGAGAAGTATTCGATTTTTCCTTTAAGACACGACATTTGACTCGTCCACATTAAAAAATCACTCACCCTGATAGTCGCCTCCAGCTCTCCCACACTCCTCTTTCCACCTGGTAGCCACCCATAGGACCAGTGCTGGGACAGGGTGACCTGCACCACCAACGCCAACAACAACACCTGCACCATCACTCTGCTGCTCGCTTCCATtacagctgcagagggagacACATTagtaatgaaaacaataatgtCACAGCCTCTTCTCTCAGACCGGGGGTTACAAAGCAATGACCAACATTAGCAAAGAGTACTTCAGACAGTAATTACTAAGAGGAGCGAGTCTAACTTGATAAACATTGAACAAACTTC of Eleginops maclovinus isolate JMC-PN-2008 ecotype Puerto Natales chromosome 22, JC_Emac_rtc_rv5, whole genome shotgun sequence contains these proteins:
- the gnrh3 gene encoding gonadotropin-releasing hormone 3; this encodes MEASSRVMVQVLLLALVVQVTLSQHWSYGWLPGGKRSVGELEATIRMMGTGGVVSLPEEASAQTQERLRPYNVMNDDYSHFDRKRKFPDN